One Rhodopirellula bahusiensis genomic region harbors:
- a CDS encoding DUF2141 domain-containing protein, with product MKQMENGFESQAETKPAPVEEVEMEPSWNAWQSLPERWQQNHGSLLMVFATLVFLTGIGILTYRRNQFRPPAFPDASSIVPPNDDQTATLDLASGEASFQGGEESTDRIMIRVIGAIPSDSLVWLAIYNAEASFNDPENALVAAQVPVQPNGVAACTIPIDQLPKRFAIAAFHDTNNDGALTRNQFGIPAERYGFSNDARGKFGPPAFEEAVIDRPENSEEPIEIQIY from the coding sequence ATGAAACAGATGGAAAACGGGTTCGAATCCCAAGCAGAAACCAAACCGGCCCCCGTTGAAGAGGTTGAGATGGAACCAAGCTGGAACGCTTGGCAATCCCTCCCTGAACGATGGCAGCAAAACCACGGGTCTTTGCTGATGGTTTTCGCAACGCTTGTGTTTTTGACCGGAATTGGGATCCTCACCTACCGACGCAACCAGTTTCGCCCGCCGGCCTTTCCCGATGCATCCAGCATCGTTCCGCCGAATGATGATCAAACGGCAACCTTGGATTTGGCCAGCGGTGAAGCATCTTTCCAGGGTGGCGAGGAATCGACCGATCGAATCATGATTCGCGTGATCGGTGCAATCCCCAGCGACTCTCTGGTGTGGCTGGCGATCTACAACGCAGAGGCCTCCTTCAACGATCCAGAGAACGCTTTGGTCGCGGCGCAGGTCCCGGTCCAGCCCAACGGCGTTGCCGCGTGCACGATTCCTATCGACCAGCTTCCCAAACGCTTCGCCATCGCCGCGTTCCATGACACGAACAATGACGGCGCCCTGACGCGAAACCAGTTTGGGATTCCCGCGGAGCGATATGGTTTCAGCAACGATGCTCGTGGAAAATTTGGACCGCCGGCATTCGAAGAGGCGGTGATCGATCGCCCAGAAAACAGCGAAGAGCCGATCGAGATTCAGATTTACTAG
- the rarD gene encoding EamA family transporter RarD produces the protein MAELTNDTHSRDLKIGLVCALLAHTMWGLFPIYWRQIGGADSLELVCHRVVWSFVTLGLVLPVMLWRGRWGGFSAVFRELRSRRVWTIYVIAAVMIAINWLAFIWAVNNNRVLEASLGYYINPLLNVVLGVVVLGERLRWPQWMAVGFAAIGVSVMAIGNGGLPWVSMAMATSFAIYGLVKKKASLPVLLGLMLEVTVLVIPAAIYLGMRLADGVSTMQTGTSVEFGMLLGAGLITIAPLAFFAAAVQRVDLSLMGILQYIGPTLQFLVGYVLFGETLDTSRKIGFVFVWTGLLIFLVASQFKRRRSTLVAEAT, from the coding sequence GTGGCTGAACTGACGAATGACACGCACAGCCGTGATCTCAAGATCGGATTGGTGTGCGCGCTGCTGGCTCACACAATGTGGGGCTTGTTTCCGATTTACTGGCGACAAATCGGCGGCGCAGATTCCTTGGAGTTGGTTTGCCACCGAGTTGTTTGGTCGTTTGTAACGCTCGGTTTGGTGTTGCCCGTGATGTTATGGCGGGGCCGTTGGGGCGGGTTCTCGGCTGTCTTCCGCGAACTTCGAAGTCGTCGCGTGTGGACGATTTATGTCATCGCCGCTGTCATGATTGCGATCAATTGGTTGGCGTTCATTTGGGCGGTCAACAACAATCGCGTGTTAGAAGCATCGCTGGGGTATTACATCAACCCGCTGCTGAACGTGGTGCTTGGGGTCGTCGTCTTGGGCGAGCGACTTCGGTGGCCGCAGTGGATGGCGGTTGGGTTCGCAGCCATTGGTGTGTCGGTGATGGCGATCGGCAATGGAGGTTTGCCATGGGTTTCGATGGCCATGGCGACATCGTTTGCGATCTACGGCCTCGTGAAGAAGAAGGCCTCGCTTCCCGTGCTGCTTGGTTTGATGTTGGAGGTCACCGTGCTGGTGATTCCAGCAGCGATCTATCTGGGCATGAGATTGGCGGACGGCGTGTCCACGATGCAGACGGGCACATCGGTCGAGTTTGGGATGCTGCTCGGTGCTGGATTGATCACGATTGCGCCGCTGGCGTTTTTCGCAGCGGCTGTTCAACGAGTTGACTTGTCGTTGATGGGAATCTTGCAATACATCGGCCCGACGTTGCAGTTCCTGGTCGGCTATGTCCTGTTTGGTGAGACGCTCGACACGTCGCGCAAGATTGGCTTCGTTTTCGTGTGGACAGGGTTGCTGATCTTTTTGGTCGCATCCCAATTCAAACGACGAAGATCGACATTGGTCGCGGAAGCAACTTAA